One genomic region from Alteromonas pelagimontana encodes:
- a CDS encoding recombinase family protein, giving the protein MLVGYARVSTDDQNLNLQRDALDQAGCEQVFEDQLSGARAERPGLHQALQYARAGDTLVVWRLDRLSRSLKDLIEMVALLESKGIGLKSLQEAIDTSSSSGKLIFHIFGALAEFERNLIRERTQAGLQAARARGRKGGRPKALNKDKQALAVKLYDEKKHTVDQICEMMGISKPTLYKYIEAAKGK; this is encoded by the coding sequence ATGCTGGTTGGCTATGCACGGGTCTCGACCGACGATCAGAATCTCAATTTGCAACGAGATGCCCTAGACCAAGCTGGATGTGAACAGGTCTTCGAGGACCAGCTTAGCGGTGCCAGGGCGGAACGCCCAGGACTGCACCAGGCTTTGCAGTACGCGAGAGCCGGTGACACCCTAGTCGTATGGCGGCTGGATCGACTCAGCCGGTCGCTCAAAGACCTTATTGAGATGGTGGCACTGCTGGAATCCAAGGGTATTGGCCTGAAGAGCCTCCAGGAAGCCATCGACACCTCGTCTAGTTCCGGCAAGCTGATTTTCCATATCTTTGGCGCCCTGGCCGAATTCGAGCGGAACCTGATCCGTGAACGCACACAGGCGGGGCTCCAGGCTGCGCGAGCGCGTGGCCGCAAAGGCGGCAGGCCCAAGGCGCTCAACAAGGACAAGCAGGCCCTGGCAGTGAAACTGTACGACGAGAAGAAACACACGGTCGATCAGATTTGCGAAATGATGGGGATATCAAAACCCACACTCTACAAGTACATCGAAGCCGCCAAAGGCAAGTAA
- a CDS encoding nucleoside recognition domain-containing protein: MLNRIWLSFIVAAFFATCYQAFFGANPGGFQDVMQAVSSMAGLSVEIAIGLIGVLAFWLGIFQVAEQSGLINKVSRILAPLLCRIMPDIPRNHPALGSITMNISANVLGLDNAATPFGIKAMQDMQTLAPRKDTLTDSQILFLVLNTSSVTLFPIAVFLYRAEQGAAQPTDVFIPILLATSASTLAGLIVTCLIQRINLLNRVILLYLAGVFAALGAVIVYFSHLAASALATQSAIVANFLLFTFIIVVLVSGWRKQLDTYELFVEGAKKGFEVAVSLIPFLLAMLVAIGMLRASGILDLVVDGIRQAVLLFGGDARFVDGLPTALMKPLSGSGARALMIETMQHHGADSFAGRLSSVLQGSTETTFYVLAVYLGAVGIKHSRYAVACCLVADVAGIIAAIGVSYWFFG, translated from the coding sequence ATGTTGAACAGAATCTGGCTATCTTTTATCGTCGCGGCATTTTTCGCGACCTGTTATCAGGCATTCTTTGGTGCCAATCCCGGTGGGTTTCAGGATGTCATGCAGGCAGTTTCCAGTATGGCCGGGCTTAGCGTAGAAATTGCAATTGGGCTGATCGGTGTACTGGCTTTTTGGCTGGGAATTTTTCAGGTCGCCGAGCAGTCGGGCTTGATCAACAAAGTTTCCCGAATTCTGGCCCCTTTACTTTGCCGCATTATGCCAGATATTCCCCGCAATCATCCCGCTTTGGGAAGTATTACAATGAATATTTCTGCTAACGTGCTTGGACTTGATAACGCCGCCACACCCTTTGGAATAAAGGCCATGCAAGATATGCAGACCTTGGCGCCACGTAAAGACACGCTAACCGATAGCCAAATTCTGTTTTTGGTGCTAAACACGTCATCTGTCACACTGTTTCCTATTGCAGTGTTTCTTTATCGAGCAGAACAGGGGGCAGCGCAACCTACCGATGTGTTCATTCCGATTCTATTAGCGACAAGTGCTTCCACGCTTGCCGGGCTAATCGTTACGTGTTTAATCCAACGGATTAACTTACTTAACCGCGTTATCTTACTTTATCTGGCCGGTGTTTTTGCTGCGCTTGGCGCTGTTATAGTATACTTTTCCCATCTCGCTGCTAGTGCACTTGCAACGCAGTCTGCTATCGTTGCGAACTTTTTATTATTCACCTTTATCATTGTAGTGTTAGTAAGTGGCTGGCGCAAACAGTTGGATACGTATGAGCTGTTTGTGGAGGGAGCAAAAAAAGGTTTTGAAGTTGCCGTGTCGCTCATTCCGTTTTTACTCGCAATGTTAGTGGCTATCGGAATGCTACGTGCAAGTGGTATTTTAGATTTGGTGGTAGATGGAATACGACAGGCAGTGCTTTTATTCGGTGGCGATGCCAGATTTGTTGACGGCTTGCCAACTGCTTTGATGAAACCGTTAAGCGGGAGTGGTGCCAGAGCGCTGATGATTGAAACTATGCAACATCATGGTGCAGACTCCTTTGCCGGCAGGCTGTCCTCGGTTCTTCAGGGCTCTACAGAAACTACCTTTTATGTGCTTGCCGTTTACCTGGGCGCAGTAGGAATAAAACATTCACGTTACGCAGTAGCATGTTGTTTAGTGGCAGATGTGGCCGGTATAATAGCGGCTATTGGAGTGAGTTATTGGTTTTTCGGCTAA
- a CDS encoding SIMPL domain-containing protein, whose protein sequence is MLPVITRTAFIVVACIISAAAFAENVTKPAINVVGKGIVAVVPDAFSVTFIVEEKGPKVAELNKKIQLKVRNLTTFLLESGIAENQIQSMQIQLNPWYESAPEGRKEAGFVLMREVRVTHNNIDNYDAIIDGALSSGVDRVQQFEFIASKQDNAYQQALINAVKDAKSRATLLAKELDVELGSVIAVHENGSSYTMPMMRASAMREDFASAMPGQQMIEASLNVSFAISTQD, encoded by the coding sequence ATGTTACCCGTTATTACCCGTACTGCATTTATCGTAGTAGCCTGTATTATTAGCGCGGCGGCGTTTGCGGAAAACGTTACAAAACCGGCAATTAATGTAGTGGGAAAAGGAATTGTGGCGGTAGTACCGGATGCTTTTTCCGTTACTTTTATCGTTGAAGAAAAAGGTCCAAAGGTAGCGGAATTAAATAAAAAGATTCAGTTAAAGGTGCGTAATCTTACTACTTTTTTGCTGGAATCAGGTATCGCTGAAAATCAAATTCAATCGATGCAGATTCAACTTAATCCTTGGTATGAATCCGCCCCTGAAGGGCGCAAAGAAGCAGGTTTTGTGCTCATGCGTGAGGTACGCGTAACCCATAATAATATCGATAATTACGATGCTATTATTGATGGGGCGTTAAGTAGCGGTGTAGATAGGGTACAGCAGTTTGAATTTATTGCCTCAAAACAGGACAATGCGTATCAGCAAGCTTTAATAAATGCAGTAAAAGACGCCAAGTCACGTGCGACGCTTCTTGCCAAAGAACTTGATGTAGAATTGGGTAGCGTTATTGCTGTTCATGAAAATGGCAGCAGTTATACGATGCCGATGATGCGTGCCAGTGCAATGAGAGAAGATTTTGCCTCAGCAATGCCGGGACAACAGATGATAGAAGCCAGCTTAAATGTGAGCTTCGCAATTTCCACACAGGACTGA
- a CDS encoding GAF domain-containing protein has product MKSAFYAQLINQAKSLVSGEKDVIANMANISALLFNQMEDVNWAGFYLYKDEQLVLGPFQGQPACIRIPIGKGVCGTAAATRQTQVVQDVHRFEGHIACDAASNSEIVIPLVIDGTLIGVLDIDSPHKGRFDEEDKIGLTAIAEALLESQQ; this is encoded by the coding sequence TTGAAAAGCGCATTTTACGCCCAACTAATTAACCAGGCGAAGAGTTTGGTAAGCGGTGAAAAAGATGTAATCGCCAATATGGCCAATATTAGCGCATTACTGTTCAATCAGATGGAAGATGTTAATTGGGCCGGTTTCTACTTGTATAAAGACGAGCAACTGGTACTTGGGCCGTTTCAGGGGCAACCTGCTTGTATACGTATTCCGATAGGCAAAGGTGTTTGTGGGACGGCTGCAGCCACGCGGCAAACACAAGTTGTTCAGGATGTTCACCGATTTGAAGGACATATTGCTTGCGACGCGGCCTCAAATTCAGAAATAGTAATACCTTTAGTTATCGATGGTACGTTAATTGGTGTACTGGATATTGATAGTCCTCATAAAGGCAGGTTTGATGAGGAAGACAAAATCGGCCTGACAGCTATAGCTGAAGCCTTGCTGGAAAGCCAGCAATGA
- the proQ gene encoding RNA chaperone ProQ, with translation MESAEKFSNSKDVIAFLAESFPNCFSVEGEAKPLKIGIFQELAGRLEGEERVSKTLLRSSLRHYTNSWRYLHSIQEGAFRVDLDGKPDAQIEKEHADHARQQLEESKAKAAEKRKGQQKQSPRNHDKRSPPRNAEGSSQNTRGAESKKGTKSRPSRPNKTPPAKLTQADIHPGTLVTVKLGKAPMPAVITEVAKDGIHVQLDSGMVVKVNSEALRLASSKRS, from the coding sequence ATGGAATCAGCAGAGAAGTTTTCTAACAGCAAAGACGTGATCGCCTTTTTAGCCGAATCATTCCCCAACTGTTTTTCCGTAGAGGGCGAAGCAAAACCTCTAAAAATTGGCATTTTCCAGGAACTTGCTGGAAGATTAGAAGGTGAAGAGCGCGTAAGTAAAACCTTATTGCGCTCGTCTCTTCGTCATTATACGAATAGCTGGCGGTACCTGCACAGCATTCAAGAGGGCGCGTTTCGTGTGGATCTGGATGGTAAACCCGATGCACAAATTGAAAAGGAACATGCAGACCATGCGCGCCAGCAGCTTGAGGAAAGCAAAGCAAAAGCAGCTGAAAAGCGAAAAGGTCAGCAGAAACAATCCCCGCGGAACCATGATAAGCGTTCGCCCCCGCGCAATGCTGAAGGTTCATCACAAAATACTCGTGGTGCGGAAAGTAAAAAGGGAACTAAATCTCGTCCTAGCAGACCAAATAAGACTCCACCTGCAAAACTAACTCAGGCGGATATTCATCCGGGCACGCTAGTGACGGTAAAATTAGGTAAAGCGCCGATGCCAGCCGTTATCACTGAAGTTGCCAAAGATGGAATTCATGTTCAGCTAGATTCCGGTATGGTAGTTAAAGTCAATTCAGAGGCTTTACGTTTGGCAAGCTCCAAGAGGTCGTAA
- the prc gene encoding carboxy terminal-processing peptidase: protein MKDILRISVASAFLSIAVGAGAVTSAPAVQDLPMLQQESQHSVAAKRISALFTRAHYKEIALDDALSEKIFDRFLQSLDSNKQIFLKSDVEDFKQYRDTFDEALSRGNLGVVYDMYNASALSRIERLEYALSLLDEPFDFSKEDDKFYYDREDAEWPENEAELNELWRQRVKYDALNLILADKTWDEAKELLTKRYNRAIKRLKQTESEDVFQTAMNSFARSIEAHTSYLSPRNADRFQMEMNLSFEGIGAVLQSEDDYTVIKSIVPGGPADKSKGLKPEDKIVGVAQDDEEFVDVVGWRLDEVVELIKGPKGSTVKLQVQKGATDSKSMSVVSLTRDKIKLEDRAAKSEVYVPETGPHQGEELGVITIPSFYNNLHADVKKEIDALKAQDVKGIIVDLRGNGGGSLTEATLLSGLFIEKGPVVQIRYGEGKVSVNRDTDGLVAYDGPLTVLVDRYSASASEIFAAAMQDYHRALIIGEQTFGKGTVQQHRGLGRIYDLYDNPLGSVQFTIAKFYRIDGGSTQHKGVVPDIKYPSPIDPAEWGESQEENALPWDSIDRANYTTFGDSQHALDVLTAKHNARVLKDPEFKYLYEDIEEYKKNKDRDFISLVKSERVKEKDEAKAQELARTNERLARMGKDPIKSMDDLPEDLKELDPFLDEAASITYDMLDTGKYAITNN, encoded by the coding sequence ATGAAAGATATCCTTCGTATTTCTGTTGCAAGTGCGTTTTTATCCATTGCTGTCGGAGCAGGTGCTGTCACAAGCGCACCCGCTGTACAAGATCTTCCCATGTTACAGCAGGAATCCCAGCACAGCGTCGCGGCAAAACGTATCAGTGCGTTGTTTACGCGTGCTCACTATAAAGAAATTGCGTTGGATGATGCGCTTTCAGAAAAGATTTTTGATCGTTTTCTCCAATCTCTGGACAGTAATAAACAGATTTTTCTCAAATCTGACGTCGAGGATTTTAAGCAGTATCGGGATACCTTTGATGAGGCCTTGAGCCGGGGAAATCTCGGTGTTGTTTACGATATGTACAATGCCAGTGCGCTAAGTCGTATTGAACGACTCGAATACGCCTTAAGCCTGCTTGATGAACCGTTCGACTTCAGCAAAGAAGATGACAAGTTTTATTATGATCGTGAAGACGCTGAGTGGCCAGAAAATGAAGCAGAATTAAACGAGTTATGGCGTCAACGGGTAAAATATGATGCGCTAAATTTAATTTTAGCTGATAAAACCTGGGATGAAGCCAAAGAGCTGCTTACCAAGCGCTACAACAGAGCGATTAAACGACTTAAGCAAACCGAGAGTGAAGATGTATTTCAGACTGCCATGAACTCTTTTGCCCGCAGTATTGAGGCCCATACCAGCTATCTTTCGCCGCGGAATGCCGATCGTTTTCAGATGGAAATGAATTTATCGTTTGAAGGTATCGGAGCAGTATTACAGAGTGAAGATGACTACACTGTGATAAAAAGCATTGTTCCGGGTGGACCAGCAGATAAATCCAAAGGATTGAAGCCGGAAGATAAGATTGTCGGTGTCGCTCAGGATGATGAGGAATTTGTTGATGTTGTTGGTTGGCGTCTCGACGAAGTTGTTGAACTTATCAAAGGACCTAAAGGCAGTACTGTGAAATTGCAGGTTCAAAAAGGGGCTACTGACAGTAAATCAATGTCTGTAGTTAGCCTGACTCGGGATAAAATTAAACTTGAAGATAGGGCAGCTAAATCGGAAGTTTATGTACCGGAAACTGGTCCTCATCAAGGCGAGGAACTTGGGGTTATTACCATTCCAAGCTTTTACAACAACCTGCATGCGGACGTTAAAAAGGAAATTGATGCGTTAAAAGCGCAAGACGTTAAAGGCATTATTGTTGACTTACGAGGCAACGGTGGCGGCTCACTCACCGAGGCCACGTTACTTTCTGGTCTGTTTATAGAAAAAGGGCCGGTAGTTCAAATTCGTTACGGTGAGGGAAAAGTCAGTGTCAATCGTGATACAGACGGGTTAGTAGCGTACGATGGTCCATTAACCGTGTTAGTGGACCGTTACAGTGCATCTGCGTCTGAAATTTTTGCGGCTGCCATGCAGGATTATCATCGCGCCCTTATCATTGGTGAGCAGACTTTTGGAAAAGGTACTGTGCAGCAGCATCGCGGACTAGGACGTATTTACGATCTCTATGACAACCCGCTGGGAAGTGTTCAGTTTACCATTGCCAAGTTTTACCGTATTGATGGCGGTAGCACCCAACATAAAGGTGTAGTACCGGATATTAAATATCCTTCCCCCATCGATCCTGCTGAGTGGGGCGAGAGTCAGGAAGAGAATGCGCTGCCGTGGGATAGTATAGATAGAGCGAACTACACCACCTTTGGTGATAGCCAGCATGCGCTTGATGTTTTGACTGCAAAACATAATGCGCGCGTACTTAAGGATCCTGAATTTAAATATCTTTATGAAGATATTGAAGAGTACAAAAAGAATAAAGATCGTGACTTTATTTCGCTGGTCAAATCTGAAAGAGTGAAAGAAAAAGACGAAGCAAAAGCACAAGAACTAGCACGAACAAATGAACGTTTGGCTCGTATGGGTAAAGATCCGATTAAATCGATGGATGACTTACCCGAAGACTTAAAGGAACTGGATCCGTTTCTTGACGAGGCAGCAAGTATCACGTACGACATGCTGGATACAGGTAAATACGCAATTACGAATAATTAA
- a CDS encoding sodium-dependent transporter yields the protein MAMRGEFSSRIGFVLAAAGSAVGLGNIWGFPTQVASNGGAAFVLVYILLAFVLAYPVLMAELIIGRATRANMVDALGKISDSAIGRLTGIWGFITVSLILAFYAIVGGWMFSYFAESAARMASLEPLSSWLITFSAPRNILFCGIFMLFTATIVLGGVKAGIEKWSVRLMPTLVVLIILLIVYVSFQPGAIEGWSAYLVPDFSRILEPDLLISAMGQAFFSMSLGVGTMLVYGSYVSKDENLPTIGAAVALVDIGVAILAGMLIIPAMYVALNNGVEIFTAEGALIEGDQLIFTVLPALFTSIGTVGVFVAFAFFALMIIAALTSSISMLEVPVAYLVESKGLMRKKAVWVMTSIIFICSCTIILNFEHLFGFVIALTTQYSQPLLGLALCIFAGWVWRRDAILQEIQSGNPDAENGLFWKIWPWYVRFVCPVIIAVMFIRSIM from the coding sequence ATGGCAATGCGAGGCGAATTTTCTTCCCGTATCGGCTTTGTTTTAGCGGCTGCGGGCTCTGCTGTGGGTTTGGGAAATATTTGGGGATTCCCGACTCAGGTAGCCAGCAATGGTGGGGCGGCTTTCGTGTTGGTGTACATCTTACTGGCCTTTGTTCTGGCATATCCCGTTTTAATGGCCGAGCTAATTATTGGCAGAGCGACTCGCGCTAATATGGTTGATGCACTGGGTAAAATATCCGATAGCGCAATTGGTAGACTGACCGGTATCTGGGGCTTTATCACTGTTTCCTTAATACTGGCTTTTTACGCAATTGTTGGCGGCTGGATGTTTTCCTATTTTGCAGAATCCGCTGCGAGGATGGCGAGTTTGGAGCCGTTATCTTCCTGGCTCATCACTTTTTCTGCTCCGCGGAACATTCTTTTCTGCGGTATCTTTATGCTGTTTACTGCGACCATCGTACTTGGTGGTGTAAAAGCCGGTATCGAGAAGTGGTCGGTAAGGCTGATGCCGACACTGGTCGTCCTCATCATTTTGTTGATTGTTTATGTAAGCTTTCAGCCGGGCGCCATTGAAGGGTGGAGCGCCTATCTTGTACCCGATTTTTCCCGCATCCTTGAGCCCGATTTATTGATCAGTGCCATGGGACAAGCCTTTTTCTCGATGTCGTTAGGGGTAGGCACGATGCTGGTATATGGCTCTTACGTAAGCAAAGACGAAAATTTACCTACCATCGGTGCTGCAGTGGCGTTGGTGGATATTGGTGTGGCCATTCTTGCAGGTATGTTGATCATTCCTGCAATGTATGTAGCGTTGAACAATGGCGTAGAAATATTTACTGCTGAAGGAGCCTTAATAGAAGGTGATCAGCTTATCTTTACCGTCCTGCCTGCGTTATTTACTTCTATAGGAACAGTGGGTGTATTCGTAGCCTTCGCATTTTTCGCGTTAATGATAATTGCTGCGTTAACATCATCTATTTCGATGCTTGAAGTACCGGTTGCTTACCTGGTGGAAAGCAAAGGCCTGATGCGGAAAAAGGCGGTGTGGGTAATGACCAGCATCATTTTTATTTGTAGCTGCACAATTATACTTAATTTTGAGCATCTTTTCGGTTTTGTAATTGCCTTAACGACGCAATACAGTCAGCCGTTATTAGGATTGGCACTGTGCATTTTCGCTGGTTGGGTCTGGCGTCGCGATGCCATTCTTCAAGAAATTCAATCCGGCAATCCTGATGCGGAAAACGGTTTATTTTGGAAAATATGGCCTTGGTACGTGCGTTTTGTATGTCCGGTTATCATTGCAGTAATGTTCATTCGCTCAATTATGTAA
- the nhaC gene encoding Na+/H+ antiporter NhaC has translation MTDSIKPPSLADALIPIIALILMMGGAVYLFGDNSSYGPNQIALLLGTGIAAIIGMKNGHTWKKIEAGIVDGISMALGACLILLAVGSLIGAWMLSGTVPMLIYYGLGLLNPSFFYAAACLICAVVAMSIGSSWTTAATVGVALMGVASGMEMSAAVTAGAVVSGSYFGDKISPLSETTNLAPAVAGTDLFDHIRYMLWTTVPSFVLALILFMVLGFSESGSATAVRIEQMQVLLQESFSLGWYLLAPLVVLLILAVKKMPAFPAVSIGALLGVLWAVLFQQDVVLAMAGDEDSPAIGMLKVVWTSLYDGVAFSTPDENLNSLLSRGGMSSMLNTIWLIICAMSFGAVLERVGLLKRTVSAILRGATSAGDMISRTILTCIGTNLVTADQYMAIVMPGRMYKEEFRKRGLDQLNLSRSLEDGGTLTSPLIPWNTCGAYMQGVLMVHPFEYIFYAFFNVINPVLAVVYAYLGIKILRLDPPFKESVEEENP, from the coding sequence ATGACAGATTCAATAAAACCACCTTCACTTGCTGATGCTCTCATACCTATTATCGCGCTGATATTAATGATGGGCGGAGCTGTTTATCTCTTTGGCGACAATTCTTCCTATGGTCCTAACCAAATTGCGTTACTTTTAGGTACGGGTATCGCTGCAATTATCGGTATGAAAAATGGACATACCTGGAAGAAAATTGAAGCGGGTATCGTTGACGGTATTTCAATGGCGCTCGGTGCGTGCCTGATTCTACTGGCAGTGGGCTCACTAATTGGTGCCTGGATGTTGTCAGGTACAGTACCAATGCTAATTTACTATGGCCTGGGATTACTCAATCCGTCGTTTTTCTATGCCGCTGCGTGCCTTATTTGTGCGGTGGTAGCAATGAGCATCGGTAGTTCATGGACAACTGCCGCAACAGTGGGTGTGGCGCTTATGGGCGTTGCTTCGGGAATGGAGATGTCAGCGGCAGTGACGGCTGGAGCGGTAGTCTCAGGTTCGTACTTTGGTGATAAAATTTCCCCCCTTTCGGAAACTACCAATTTGGCGCCAGCGGTGGCTGGAACAGATTTATTCGACCACATTCGCTACATGCTGTGGACTACCGTACCGAGTTTTGTTCTCGCTTTAATTTTGTTTATGGTGTTGGGTTTCAGCGAGTCCGGATCTGCAACAGCAGTGCGTATTGAACAAATGCAGGTACTGCTTCAGGAATCCTTTTCTCTAGGCTGGTATTTACTGGCTCCGTTAGTTGTGTTGCTGATTCTTGCCGTTAAGAAAATGCCCGCATTCCCTGCGGTATCCATTGGAGCGCTGTTAGGCGTGTTGTGGGCCGTGCTCTTTCAACAAGATGTGGTGCTTGCAATGGCTGGCGATGAAGACAGTCCTGCTATCGGCATGCTAAAAGTTGTTTGGACATCGCTTTATGATGGAGTCGCCTTTTCCACGCCCGACGAAAATCTGAACAGCCTGTTAAGTCGTGGCGGCATGTCCTCTATGCTTAACACAATTTGGTTGATTATTTGTGCTATGTCTTTCGGCGCTGTGTTAGAGCGCGTAGGGCTACTAAAACGCACGGTAAGTGCGATTTTACGTGGTGCTACTTCAGCAGGGGACATGATAAGTCGTACCATTTTAACGTGTATAGGAACAAATCTTGTTACTGCGGATCAGTACATGGCAATTGTTATGCCCGGAAGAATGTATAAAGAAGAATTTCGTAAGCGAGGGCTGGATCAGCTAAATCTTTCCCGTAGCTTAGAGGATGGAGGAACATTAACTTCGCCCTTAATTCCCTGGAATACTTGTGGAGCATACATGCAAGGGGTGTTGATGGTGCATCCTTTCGAATATATTTTTTACGCCTTCTTCAATGTAATAAACCCAGTTCTAGCCGTTGTCTATGCATACCTTGGAATTAAAATTCTAAGGCTGGATCCTCCCTTTAAAGAATCCGTGGAGGAAGAAAACCCGTAA